The following nucleotide sequence is from Anguilla rostrata isolate EN2019 chromosome 3, ASM1855537v3, whole genome shotgun sequence.
CTGCTGAACTGTCTCCACATCATCACCCTCTATAACCGTGAGTTTTGctccttaataataataataataataataataattaataacaggcagtaataaaaaatactttccaATGGAGGTGAGAACAGTAGAATCACTGGCCATATTTTGATGTAGAGTGAAAGCCCATCTCATTCCCACTGCTACTgctcttttaaaatgtcatttcttCAGGATTGTTATAGTGCACTTGCTCGAGGTGAGATTTGAACCTgtgtctctcattcacacaaagATGAATGCGTTACCAGTCAGCTAAAACTGAAAGACTGGAAATGTTATTGACCTGGTCTGGCACTGTCGATCACTTAACTCTGGTGAATTAATTAATACGTTGTACATTAATACACTGGCAAATGCCAAATTAATGTGTAGtaataatatttgtatatacAATGAAAcaagcagctcaaagtgcttcacaataaaAGCACTGCGGTGCTTTCTGTTGCAGGAGACAGTTCAGCCTGGGAGTTAATTAGACTGTCTGAAAGTGCTGGTTTGGGTTTTGTCTGCCTGTCAGGCTTAATGCCCATCTTATCTGAAATATGCCATCTCTTTCTATTTCAGGCATCAAGAAGGATCCCAAAAAGGCTTGGACCCCCAGAACCATTATGATTGGAGGAAAGGTGATTTTCCATGACCAGTCACAGCACTCGTCACATACAGTCTGGTTGCGATTTGCAGCAGTCCATGAGTGCCCACATGTTTATACCTGTATGCTATACCTTCACATCAATGCCTTATCCCCTCTTCCACAAATTTAACCTTATTGTTGAATAACGAATGATGTTTGCACATGTTTTAAttgtataatttaattaaaaactctTGCTCTCATGTGAGTTCAGAGAATTTAAGATGGTTCAGGGCTGGACTATGAAAAGACCGTGTATGGCAGCCTGTGGATTTGTCAGTTGCCACTGTCAGTTAACATTTGTCTGTTCTGGTCCTTTGAACCACCTGTTTTCCAGGCTGCCCCTGGTTACCACACTGCCAAGATGATCATCAGGCTCATTACTGCCATCGGAGACATTGTCAACCACGACCCTGTGGTGGGCGACCGTCTCAAAGTCATCTTCCTGGAAAACTACAGGGTCACCCTGGCTGAGAAAGGTAGTGGACtttcctgtgtgcatgtgtgtatgtgtgtgtgttcggatgcgtgagtgtgtgtacgtgtttgtgtgtgtgtgtgtgtgtgcatgcacctgtttgtgtgtgtgtgtgtgtgttcggatgcgtgtgagtgagtgtgtgtgtgtatatgtgcgacTGTCAGTGAGAAGGTGGCAGTGTCAGTGAGACGTTGTGAGACTTGTCTCTCTGCACAGTGATCCCAGCGGCTGACCTCTCGGAGCAGATCTCCACGGCGGGCACGGAGGCCTCCGGCACCGGGAACATGAAGTTCATGCTGAACGGCGCCCTCACCATCGGCACCATGGACGGCGCCAACGTGGAGATGGCGGAGGAGGCCGGAGAGGACAACCTCTTCATCTTCGGCATGAGGGTGGAAGACGTGGAGGCCATGGACAAGAAGGGGTAAGAGAGAGTCCCCAACGagggccgatccgtttcaggacTTTGTGCTAACTCTCAATCatatatcttgatctgacatttgaataaccaccagctacagctgcagactgcaagtgtatgctaaagattttactgtgctcaagtacaggagtcaAACAGTGTAGTTTATACAGCAGTCAGGAAGACTAAACTAGAAgtaaggtaattggttggaacaaaagttGTTGTTACTGGTGGTGATGTTGCAGATGtgctatgaaaacaaaatgaaatgtaaattaattgtaaatGACTCCTCTGGTGTCTTAGATATGATGCCAGTGAGTACTACAACCGTATCCCTGAGCTGAAGCAGGCCATTGACCAGATCTCAGGAGGGTTCTACAGTCCCAACCAACCGGACCTCTTCAAAGACATTGTTAACATGCTGATGAACCATGACAGGTAGAGGAAtctgctaacacacacacaaacacatacacacaaacacacacacacatgcacagacacacacacacagacaaacacatacacacaaacacacacacacatacacaaacacacatacacatgcacagacacacacacacacacacacacacaaacacaccattcgTAAACACAGTGACTGATCCTCAGTTTGTCTGGCTCCATATGGTCTCATCTAATTATCTGACTGTGACTGTTTGCCTTTGGTTCAGGTTCAAGGTGTTTGCAGATTATGAAGACTACATCAAATGTCAGGACAAAGTCAGTGCTCTGTATAAGGTCAGTATACATTTCTGATGTATTTTTCTCATCTGTCAAGCATTGGCTGTATTGCACTTTTCAGTGTATTGCTTCCAAGACATACTTTCTGTGAACTTCattctatctctgtctctctcaacaGAACACTAAGGCGTGGACCAAGAAGGTGATCCATAACATTGCCGGGAGTGGTAAATTCTCCAGTGACCGCACCATTGCCCAGTACGCACGGGAGATATGGGGGATGGAGCCCAGTCTCGCTAAAATTGCTGCCCCAGATGACCCCCGTTAAATGACCCCCTCAAATTCCAAGGCGCCGTTTGGGAAAATTAATCATAGAGGCAAAACACAGATTTTCAAAACTGGgcgtccttctctctctttcccactctcCCTTAGATTTTGATTGTGACAAATGTGATAGTCTTTCCATAGCTCCTGAGTAAGATATGTGTTCCCTTCCTTGCTGGTTGACACCCTCAGTGATATGGCTACTCTATTTCCAGTCATGCCCACAGGCAAACTATTTACCAGTATTCAATCACGAACGTCCTGCCAATATCAATTAAGCCTATCCGGTTGTGCAGCATTGAATCTGTGTTGTTTCACTGTTATTTGACCAACAATACCTACAGTACGTTCATCAGAAGCACCACACAGCTAACACAGAATGTCCTCGCAATGTTGCTGCCGtgtagtggcaatgttataacgctgcattgtggggacatttTGTGTCGGCTGGGCAGCTACTGATGCCGCAATGCAGCCAGAGAAGAACAGCCCTGTTACCGTCAGTTTAGTTGTCATGCCACCCTTAATACCTGCAGATCAGAAAGCTGTCGGTTTGACATTATGTCTTCCAAATCAGAAAGCTGTGTGAAGCGACCTTGAGTATGACAAAGGCGCTATACAaataacttattattattattattatcatcccTTTAAAAGGACAGGATAAATGGTTGTGTGATACATTTTAGGAGATATGCGCATATTTTATCTGTGCTGTGAAGTGACACTGCAGGTCTGGCTTTGACTGAACACGCTGTCCACATCCACAAACTACGGTAGATCTGTCAGGTTTGAGTGTTCATTTTTGGGTGCAGGCAGGAGACAAATCTGTCGACACATTCTCTGAATATTACAGAACCAggtcatgtttgtgtttggaatCTTTTTACAATTGTTTCTTTCTCAGTTCACTGTCAAAAAAAGGTCATGTCTtgcactttattattattattattgttttggtcTTTAAACCTTTTCGACAAAGAGCTATAATCCTCCTCTCCAGCTTATGTGTGAAATCAAGCAAATATACTGTCAAGACCTCAGTCATGGAAACGACCATTGTCCCTCATCTAGATTGTCTTCGTGTCGTGACTCAGGCTGTACTGTACTTTTTCCATTCTACCTTGACCTACTTCACTGAACACCGTTGAACACCAGTGACAGGAATTGCCTtaacagtgtctgtgtgtgcggtaAAAGCGCATGAGTTCATGTGTGCTTGTATCCATCTCCACCGCTGttctaccccccacccccacccccacccccccaagtcAAACGGAGAAAATGGCATGCCTTACGCTGCCATTTCCCATTCGTTGTTGTACTACACTAAAAGCATGACTTTTTACTAGAGTATCATTCAGCTGTGTCCTGAAGGCTGTCGGGCTCATTGTGACTGTAAAAACTGCATGTAATCTTCAGGATTCGGTTCGGCGGAGGTTGAGGATGACATGCGCGTACCTGCTTTTGACCTGCGTCGTTAGAGGTAGAGGCTTTAGAGATAAATTATTGTCCCTGCGTCTAGGCAAGGAAAGCTAGTGAAAGAACTCTCACCTCCCACTCCAACCCTATTGTCTTATGTCCATGTCAGTAAACGGAAGCCAATAAACAAGACACATTCAAGAAAACTGTTTCTTCTGTCTTATTTCTGCATCTGTTCCATGGTGTCATTTTGAATGCTCCCcgttttatcattatttatttattttagggtAACTAGTATTATGGTATGTTATTGGGTAAACTATTCtgcaacactgcacacagctttAGGTTTTTTTAGGCATACATGGAAAAGGGTAACTATGTTACttaatgtgtacatgtatacagGGGCTTGCTGCTTCTTCTGGCAAGTGTTAGCGATGTGGCATCCCCATACAGGACCTACTGTATAAACTTGGTTGTTTTTAGACCCTATTTCAGTCCATTAATCCAAGGTttgacaaaaacagcaaaacaacttATGGTTGAAAGAGGCTTCTGGGAGCCATGATACCCCACACAGGGGGCGATGTGTTGCTCGATTAAATGTCACGCAGATTGGAAGATAAACTGCACTTCCATAATAAAGCCACAAGATGGAACTGAAGTTCTCAGTTTCACATCAATTATTCAGAAGAGGAACCTaccgaaaagaaaaaaattcctgAACTTGTCGAAACGAATGCAAGTCTATATTTGGACTCCCAGGCTAGATAAACGAACATCCCATTTCCAAAATTCTGATGACATAAATGATTTCTTCTACACAATTTAGCTAAGTTATCAAACATAACTAAACTGAAAAGTTAACTTGCAAACTCCGAAAAGGGGCCCCTTTCTGGCATCTAAACATATAGTATTATCCTTTACAACCCGCAAACTACTGGCTACAACAGATTTTCGCACGGAACTACTCAGTTTGATcactgaactgtataagaaTGAGTTTGATTGATAAATCGAGGATAGGTAGGTTTCGTGAACCGGAAGTGGACTGTGTGACGAGGTCAGTGCTTAGGAACTGGACCAGAAATTAAGATGGCGGAGGAACAGCAGGAAACAACacagggggagatggagggtgAGTGAAAAAACGACCCAAACAGTGGCAAATAGGAGCCCGACGAACGTTACGTTAAAGCACGTTGACAAGTCATCAACAGTGTTTTCTTATTACTTGCTTATGAAGTTAAGTAACTCGATAATCACAGTGTCAAAGACTGAGGCCGATGGAAAATGACTAGCTAGGTAGGTCGCTTACTGCAAGGAATGGATAAGAGACCGACAGAAAAATAGGCATAGGCCAAAGATGGTGAACTGAGgcacacaaagaaagaaatgaaacgTCGGTGTAACCTTGGAAAATAGACTATGTATCATATAGTCTTCAATGCATCTGGTGGTATAGATTTGGCATTTTATTTGTCGACCAAAAATCCACCATGATTAATTTACTAGTAATCGGTGGCATAAATGAACCGATTTGGCTAGACTACAGTAGCTTGCTAGCTGGGTCATGCGATCGACACCCCCCAGTGTTGGCTCACAAATTTGATCTTATAGTGATCTGTGAAAGGAGTGTGAAGCTCGCCTAGTATCTACATACCTGCGGATAGGTTAGTCAAAAGACACCGTAATGTTTGAAATGTGACTTTCTTTTAGCTAGCGGTGTTCAGTTCGTCGCATAGCGCGAGAAAATAAATATCGCTGAATATTTTCTAGATAACTAGCTTTGTTATGTTGTGGtacaaataatgtatttgcTTGCTACGTTAAGTAAATGATTAAGTACCCGTCGATACAAGCTAACTAACAGTGCTACTACATCGGTAGCTACTAACATTGAAACCCGAGCTTGCAAACTAGCCGGCCATGTTGTTGATTTGGTTCACTTAGAATGTGTGAGCTAACGTTACTCAGTCCACTGGTAAAATGTTGGCTGGTCAGTAAACGTTTGGTTCATTAACATTAGGCGGTTGCAGATCGTCTTTAAATTCCCCCTGCCCTTTCAGGAAATTTGGCTAGATTGCTATCTAGCTAAATTGACTTACTACAAGCTTATCCTGAACTTTAAATGCACGTGGAGTCCAGCTGATTTGCTATTAAAACATTGTAACCTCTTTTGTTTGACAGCAGACCATCATATGCTCTTGACAAgagaataaacacattttaattcacgTGTGTGCctttgaatttatattttttattaactttaTCTCCCGTTTCCGAAGCACCAGTGGTTAAAAACTCCAGATGTCAGAACTTTTTTAGAGGAGTGCAATTGGAGTgctattgtttctttttttgttgcatatcaTTTACAGTCCTGTCAGCCGAGAAGCTCCAGTAGATTATTTAACTCTGGTGGTTGTTATCCGATACAGTGTATTTCTCAGTAAGAGTCCTTTAGTTCCTTCACAGGGTGCATTCATTCATCCAGAAAACATCTGGTACTTACTACAttcgtttctgtttttacaaGCACAGGTTTAAtgaaaatgcataatgcatggATGCTGGAACTGCATCCTGTGATTGATCCAGGAATTAAAGAATTTGCTTTTCAACACAAGGTGCCTTATTCATGAAGAAATTCACATTGGTTAACTTATTATGTGCACTGTTCTAAGAGCCTGCCCATCAGTCAATCAATTTGATCAATCATGCAAGCAACTCGGTGCCTTTCTAAACTCAATACTAATTACCTGGCGTTGGTTTTTATGTGGTTCATTGAAGTGCCGTGCTTGATTGATCTGCCGAAGTCGTCTCACCTCTGAAACGCCAGTGTAATCaagaataaacatttttttcagtggagtTACGGTCCTCAGTTTTCTGGGGTTttagtgaatgtgtgtatgtaagaaCTGCTGTCAGCAGTATACGTGTGTTTATTGGAGCTCAGCTTACTGAGTCTTGTCAATGctgaaatgttaatgtaatggAAACCAGTGTGATGTATGTTCTTTTTTATCCATGCTTCATGGATAGATATGTAATATTGCTTCAGTGCTTTCTTCAGCTTCAGAGTGAAGCTAATGGTTGAGTTGGAAGCCTGTTTCCCATGCTCCCCCCTGTCGCTCTTTTTTCCCAGCAGGGGTGAACTTCCTTGCGTACGATGAAGCCATTATGGCTCAACAGGACAGGATTCAGCAAGAGGTGAGAACacaagcacttcctgtttcactgcacTTGTGGGGTCTTTTCCGAACCTACAGATCTTTCACTACATGTGCCTGTACCATTTTTCCAGCAGTGGTGAGttatttgttaaattaacaaTGGCCAATATTGGTGACTGACAGTAtgtattcagattttatttatttttgtactgcgTGTGGTTTCGTGAACAGTAATATGTTCTCACTTCCGTTTTGACATTAAAAGGGGCCTGGTCTTTAAAGTAGCTTTTGCCCACCTCTTTATGTTCTGATGGATTTTATCCACAGTTCTTGTGCTTTAACCCCCTTGCCTTCTCACCACAGGACGAGGAGCACTGTCTTGAAGTCCTCAAGTGTAAAAGCGTAAAGAACACAATTGATTAAATAACCTTCCCTAGGATCAGCAAGTTAACGAGTGCCTGTGATTTTGAGTCGCCTTGTGTTTTTAGTTAATACATGTGttcgtgcggtgtgtgtgcgtgtgtgttttcagatCGCCACCAGTAACCCCTTagtgtcagacagacaggaccTGTCAGTGTTGAAGGAGGAGTATGCACAGGAAGACACTGTATATCAGCTAAAGATAAAGGTGAGCGCATCAACATgctacatgtgtgtgtacacgtacCACATGCATGttccacacacatttaacacCCACACATGCGATTGGACATTAATTCAGTAGTAAACTGTTGTCATGCCGTCAAGGACGAATGTTTCGATTTCACATACAAGGCACAAGAAATATTAAAATCCACGCCGTTTTGTGTGGTGGATTTTGAAGGAAAAGAACCCAGGTTGTCTGGGGTTTAGCATGGACAAGTCTTTCCCATGTCAGAAATACCGGCAGTGGATTTATTATAAACCATTAGCATGTTTCGCAAAATAAAGTGAGGCGCGTGTGCTTGCGTCACAGCGAGTCACAAGTCACTTAGTGTCCTAATTGTTTCCTGTAGGATTTGCACAAGAAATACTCCTACATCAGGAAGACACGGCCGGACGGTAACTGCTTCTACAGAGCCTTCGGATTCTCCCATTTGGAGTCGCTTCTAGACGACAGCAAGGAGCTTCAGAGGTAATGCTGCTGGAGAATGCGGACCGGAGCATAACCGTCTCttattttggtaaatggtaaaatgataaatggactgcatttatatagcgcgtttatccaaagcgctttacaattgatgcctctcattcacccattcagacacacacacacactccaatggtgaaaggctgccatgcaagctaccaatcagctcattgggagaaATTAgtggttaggtgtcttgctcagggacacgtcgacacacccagggcgggggatcgaaccggcaaccctccgactgccagacgacTGCTCTTACCTTCTGAGCTGGGTCAGGATGAAAGAGCGTTTTCTGAGGGATGAAAGAGTTTTCTGAGGGCGCGCTGTTTGTGGTGACAGTGTAGTGGTTATGGGAGCTGGGATTGTGACTCCCAGGGTTTCAGGTTGTTGTGTTTCCCAGGTTGGGTTTGCTGTTGTAACACTGAGGAAAGCAGTTAGCCTGAACTGATTCAGTAAGTGTCCAGGCAGCTTTACAATGGATTATATCAACCAGAATGTAAGCTGTTATGTTTAGAGTGGCTGTTAAGTGCCTAAAATCacttattcagtcatttaaattgaCAAGTTGTATGGGAAAAGTGGAAGTGCtcggtgaaaatatttttaaaagatttgacATCTTCAGATGCAATTATATTTGTCACAAAAGATCACagatggagcaaaaaaaaaagtcagttagAGGCCTTTCAGAAGAGCCCATTGGCTCATTTGCTGAAGTTATGTCACCATGAGAAGTTGTTGTATGGAAAATGAATTGTGTGGGAAAGCAGCAGAGTCTTAAGTAACCTGCTGCTCTACACAGCTCGTGTCAGGCTGGTAATCTGATTTAGATAGCTGCTGAAGGACAGTAGCACCTCAACACCTCCTGAGGCTCtgtcactgaaaacaaacacactcctGGGAGTGAAGACAGGTGCACTTATCTTACAGGCCTGTTTGTCTCTCCTGTACGGTGGCCCTGTAGGTTCAAAGCGGTTGCGGCCAAAAGCAAACTCGATCTGGTGAATCAGGGGTTCACCGAGTTCACCATCGAAGACTTCCACAACACGGTGAGCTCACGCACGGCACACTGCTATTGGCTCACTCACTGTGGAGTAACACCCCAGGCAGctcctgcttgtgtgtgagacCCCACATGCCACATGACTTAAAGGGCCAAATGCCTATTTAAAGTACCCCAAATATGTTTTCAAACaggcatttttaaatacattcttTACAAATACAGTGTACTGGAACGTGCagatgtatttgaaaatgcatttaggAAAAGTACGGTTTAGTGACCGAGAGACAGGGACACAAGTTGGAACCTGTCACGCGACACTGGTGAACTATTGGTGAGGTTGCTTTCATTGTTAATGAATATCCACTCGCATGAGTGGAAATATGTATCATTTAAATTGCTCAGGATAAGAATATCCATGAAGAAAATTGGTAATCTCTGTGATATCAATGTACTGCTTGTGGTGGACATGAAAGAAGCGCCGCTGGCGATGTCTtcctccctatctctccctgtcctcctgACTGCGGGTTCTCCGGTCCGCTCCTCGCTCCGCAGTTCATGGACCTGATCGAGCTGTGCGAGAAGCAGCCGTCCCTGGGCGAGCTCCTGGGCTCCTTTAACGACCAGAGCGTGTCGGACTACGTGGTGGTGTACCTGCGGCTGCTGACGTCCGGCTACCTGCAGCGCGAGCACGGCTTCTTCCAGCACTTCATCGAGGGCGGCCGCTCCGTCAAGGAGTTCTGCCAGCAGGTGAGGACGTGTTCTGCCAAACGTTCCCGGGAAGTCCCCGGTTACAGTGACCGCTGCGACCGATAAAATGCCCGTCTGGTGACCGTTGTGTGGTTATGGCTGTACTACAGCTACGCTTTTCCGGTACTCGGTTAGAAGATTGCTCAGCCACACAGTACCCATGCGTATAATATAGACAGCTGAGCTGAAAGCTGGGTatatttggaaaacatttcAGAGTAAAACTGCACCAGTGGCATAAGcggtcattacattacattatttatttggcaggcgcttttatccaacgGTCAATAGCAGTGGGGAGTTTCAGAGCCGTTATAGGTTCTGTGCGGCGCTAGCCTTGTGGTGGAAATGGTATAGGCAGTGTGTCTCCCAGTCCACAACAGaacgtctctctgtctctctctgcctccccccccccgcccccgacagGAGGTGGAGCCCATGTCAAAAGAGAGCGACCACATCCACATCATCGCCTTGGCGCAGGCCCTGAACGTCTCCATTCTGGTGGAGTACATGGACAGGGGCGAGGGCGGCACGGTCAACCACCACGTCTTCCCAGAAGGCAGCGAGCCGCGCATATTCCTCCTGTATAGGCCGGGCCATTACGACATCTTGTACAAATAGCCGCTGCTCGGCCGGTCGCCTACTACTGCTCCTATCCTGTTTTTCAATACGCAAAGCGTTTATGAGGATACATACATCtgtgtacaaataaaaaaagacagtatggtatttaaaaaaagaaacgcacCGCATACATTTCCCTGGAACCCCATattgccccctgccccctccccaaaagaaaaaaaaaaaaatttaaacaataaaaatgtttaaaaaaaagaatagaagtGACTCCAGGCGTTTAGAGTTGTACagttttttgttgatgttttttgtggttgtaaatggtattgatttttttttttttgtttgtttctttttcctttgttaCACTACGgttcatgttttattaaaaggaTTTAAATCATATCTGGAAAATGTGgacattttctttgttgtcctcttgtgcatgtgtgtccctTACAGATATAGTCTAGttaagcaaactttttttttgttgcctgaaTTCAGTCAAAATATGTTCTATACTTTGACTTGCAGTTAAGTGCATGTCTCCTCCATGTCTTTAATATAgacatgaaaattattttttcacgtGTCACTGTACAGCACGCAATGCGTTcaaatggaatgtttttcaacTGAATTGATTGCTTCTGTTTGCATTGCAAAGCACCATAAAAGCATCAGAAACTGCTCTGAAATTAAAGAGGCGAAAAGTACGTACGTAACGACACTAAGCAAAGGACGTAACAACGTCGCTGAATAAGAAACTGAAAGTGACGTGAACGTTACCACCGTCAGGTTAGTTCGGTCTGGTGAATGGAAGCATGGCGGTAATTGCTAGCAGACGGTCACCTACAAGATTACTGACCTCAGTGAGATCCGTCCTTTCAGGGGCATTTCGACAGCACAGCAGTCTGACAAGTATGTTAACTGTTGTGAGGTTGCATGCAATAGCTTATTTCTGAGTTGTCTAACAAAACTGTTATATCATATGTTATCCTACCCGggctactaagctagctagcagaCTCCTGCGGCTACTTAATGCAAAATAACTAAAGCTAGTTTCCGCTGTTGTACTCGGTTGGTTTGTGGCGATAACGTTAACTAGATATTGCAATAAATATGCGGACGTGGTAAtctgttatatattttaaagtttcaCTTGAAATTAGCCGGTACCCAAAGTATTACGAGCACAAAGTCATTTTGTTGACATATATTATGCGTCTTGGCTGCAGCAGACCTCATAGAAAACATGGACAAGAAGGAGACGTGGGACAGGTTTTACCGGGAGAACAACGTGAAGAGGGATTTCAAGAACTTTGAATGGTTCTTCGGCTTTGACAGTGTCCAGGACTTCATCTTGCCGCTACTGCGGCCACAGCCCAGCTGCGCCACCATACGACGCGTTTTGGACCTAGGCTGCGGTACCTCGGCGCTGGGACCCGGCATCTACAAGCACTCCCAATGGCCGGTTCACGTCACGTGCGCCGACATCTCTCCAGTCGCCGTGCAGCTGTTGCAGGAACAGGCGAATAGCAAACCCATTCAACCCGGAAACCCATCCTCCAGACTGACGTTCCTAGAACTGGACTGCTGCCGGCTCCAGGCCAGGTTTGGAGAGCAGAGCGTGGACGTAATCGTCGACAAAGGCACGACTGACGCCCTGTTGCGATCAAGGGAAGGACAGCCGAAGGCGGGCTTGGTCCTGAAGCAGTGCCTTGGTGTGCTACGGCAGTCGGGGTGTCTGCTCCAGTTTTCCGACGAGGACCCTGACGCTAGGGTGCTGTGgttggagagggagagtgggctGGTAGCAAGGGTCGGAGTGCAGGAAGTTGGGACTTTAAGAGGAGTTTGTTACTACTGCTATATGATAACCCCATGTGCACCTTGACACCTTAATGCCCACCTTGAGCTTGGGTGCCAGATTTGCCTGTGACATGCATTTATCCAAAATGATGAGATGTAGACCTACTGAAGGGGTGAACAAACACTGTTTAATAGTCAACTATAATGGAGCACACATGCAAATCACCTAATTTAAGCAATAAAGACCTTTTGTGTTTTAAGGTCCGTGAGTACgtatttttgtatttagagAACTTACCGAGCAAATGCCCAGTATTTAGATCAAGGGGATCAGGGGATTCCTGTCATGAGGTGTTGCTTTCTTGGTATgttttgtgcatgaaaatcaaaacaggatttctttctttactgcagaaaatattttaatgctcATTGTTattacatttagcatttttaaaaatcatcctTAATGGGTACAACTCCATAAGCACAAAGAAGGAGGCTGTCAGTGGCATCTGTGAACTTATATTAACGATCCTGGAGTCAGTTTATTGTGCTGACACTATCCTGTtaggccaatttttttttttttttttcatcagaaccgcccctccccgctcccctggTGACAGTACAGCCAATTACATGCTGCCATGCAGGGCTGTTGGACATCGGAACAACCAGGATTCGATAATGCTGTTCATGAATTTGAATATTCATGATTCTC
It contains:
- the LOC135250015 gene encoding ubiquitin thioesterase OTUB1-like isoform X1, producing the protein MAEEQQETTQGEMEAGVNFLAYDEAIMAQQDRIQQEIATSNPLVSDRQDLSVLKEEYAQEDTVYQLKIKDLHKKYSYIRKTRPDGNCFYRAFGFSHLESLLDDSKELQRFKAVAAKSKLDLVNQGFTEFTIEDFHNTFMDLIELCEKQPSLGELLGSFNDQSVSDYVVVYLRLLTSGYLQREHGFFQHFIEGGRSVKEFCQQEVEPMSKESDHIHIIALAQALNVSILVEYMDRGEGGTVNHHVFPEGSEPRIFLLYRPGHYDILYK
- the LOC135250015 gene encoding ubiquitin thioesterase OTUB1-like isoform X2, whose product is MAEEQQETTQGEMEGVNFLAYDEAIMAQQDRIQQEIATSNPLVSDRQDLSVLKEEYAQEDTVYQLKIKDLHKKYSYIRKTRPDGNCFYRAFGFSHLESLLDDSKELQRFKAVAAKSKLDLVNQGFTEFTIEDFHNTFMDLIELCEKQPSLGELLGSFNDQSVSDYVVVYLRLLTSGYLQREHGFFQHFIEGGRSVKEFCQQEVEPMSKESDHIHIIALAQALNVSILVEYMDRGEGGTVNHHVFPEGSEPRIFLLYRPGHYDILYK
- the cskmt gene encoding citrate synthase-lysine N-methyltransferase CSKMT, mitochondrial isoform X1, translated to MAVIASRRSPTRLLTSVRSVLSGAFRQHSSLTTDLIENMDKKETWDRFYRENNVKRDFKNFEWFFGFDSVQDFILPLLRPQPSCATIRRVLDLGCGTSALGPGIYKHSQWPVHVTCADISPVAVQLLQEQANSKPIQPGNPSSRLTFLELDCCRLQARFGEQSVDVIVDKGTTDALLRSREGQPKAGLVLKQCLGVLRQSGCLLQFSDEDPDARVLWLERESGLVARVGVQEVGTLRGVCYYCYMITPCAP
- the cskmt gene encoding citrate synthase-lysine N-methyltransferase CSKMT, mitochondrial isoform X2; this translates as MAVIASRRSPTRLLTSVRSVLSGAFRQHSSLTNLIENMDKKETWDRFYRENNVKRDFKNFEWFFGFDSVQDFILPLLRPQPSCATIRRVLDLGCGTSALGPGIYKHSQWPVHVTCADISPVAVQLLQEQANSKPIQPGNPSSRLTFLELDCCRLQARFGEQSVDVIVDKGTTDALLRSREGQPKAGLVLKQCLGVLRQSGCLLQFSDEDPDARVLWLERESGLVARVGVQEVGTLRGVCYYCYMITPCAP